The Chloroflexota bacterium genome includes a window with the following:
- a CDS encoding ATP-binding protein: MGKTIVVAGKGGVGKTAIAALLIDLLSKKGVVLAIDADPATNLNAALGLPLGGTVGRAREDVTEDIQKGRLSPTVSKQDVLDMKIREALVESAKVDLLAMGRPEGPGCYCAANHMLRLSIDRLAKNYDYTVIDSEAGMEHISRQTTRDVDFLLIVSDVTMRGITTAARMKDLIKEMRTKVGKVSLAVNRVKNGLPQEIGKAIHDFDLDLVSTIPEDQNLTDLDIKGKPIIELPENSPLRQGAKEIVSKLAL, encoded by the coding sequence ATGGGAAAAACGATTGTAGTAGCCGGTAAAGGTGGGGTGGGCAAGACGGCTATCGCTGCCCTGCTCATAGATTTGTTGTCTAAAAAAGGAGTAGTGCTGGCTATTGATGCCGACCCTGCCACCAACCTCAATGCCGCTTTAGGCTTGCCTCTAGGAGGAACCGTAGGCCGGGCTCGCGAGGATGTCACTGAAGATATACAGAAGGGGCGCCTTTCGCCCACAGTGTCCAAACAGGATGTTCTGGATATGAAAATAAGGGAAGCCTTGGTAGAGTCGGCGAAGGTTGACCTTCTGGCTATGGGGCGGCCTGAGGGTCCGGGATGCTATTGTGCCGCCAATCACATGCTGCGCCTGTCCATAGACCGGCTGGCTAAAAATTACGATTATACGGTTATCGATTCTGAAGCTGGGATGGAACATATAAGCCGGCAGACGACTCGAGACGTAGACTTCCTGCTTATTGTTTCCGATGTAACCATGCGGGGTATCACTACGGCGGCTAGAATGAAAGATTTGATCAAGGAGATGAGAACTAAGGTCGGGAAGGTGTCCCTAGCAGTAAACCGGGTTAAGAATGGTCTGCCACAGGAGATAGGGAAGGCTATCCACGATTTTGACCTCGACCTTGTGTCTACTATACCCGAAGACCAGAATCTTACCGATTTGGATATAAAAGGCAAGCCGATAATTGAGCTTCCTGAAAATTCACCGCTCAGGCAGGGGGCAAAGGAAATAGTCTCCAAGCTTGCGCTATGA
- a CDS encoding DUF3786 domain-containing protein, whose protein sequence is MGLKDKKLISLREIEGAVSPHQRQIDMALKVRKEALEYVADVSKLAEFIGAKVESLGMGEDWAISKEIFPGVQVFFIFNRADEELPSSFRVLFSGDRIKLMKGEDLAGFVILYVIHMLRYVRDSNPGKELPEVCYRV, encoded by the coding sequence ATGGGGCTTAAAGACAAGAAATTGATTAGCCTGCGGGAAATAGAGGGAGCGGTGAGCCCGCATCAGAGGCAGATAGATATGGCGCTGAAAGTCAGGAAGGAAGCCCTTGAGTACGTTGCCGATGTTTCTAAGTTAGCTGAGTTTATCGGTGCTAAGGTGGAATCCTTGGGAATGGGTGAGGACTGGGCGATAAGCAAGGAGATCTTTCCCGGGGTGCAGGTCTTTTTTATTTTTAACCGTGCCGATGAAGAATTACCAAGTAGTTTTAGAGTTCTTTTCTCTGGCGACAGGATAAAGCTGATGAAGGGGGAGGATTTGGCTGGCTTTGTCATTCTCTATGTCATTCATATGCTTAGATATGTGAGGGATAGTAATCCGGGGAAGGAACTTCCTGAGGTTTGCTATAGAGTGTAG
- a CDS encoding NADH:flavin oxidoreductase → MPGQNLGELFTPITIKSLEVKNRIIMAPLQLSLGFRSQRAKAFYLERARGGVGAITLPATAVDILASDEAWGKSGALASFLQGLSSLAADVHDAGAKLGIQLWHGSHFPAGLTGTQGELIAPSPTRDARELKAAEIRIIIGKFAAAAASAKEAGFDFVNIHGAHAYLLHRFFSPLDNQRSDKYGGSVEKRMTVALECVKAVRKAVGEEYPLFWRLSAEEGMVNGITLEQSIKLAQALKKGGVDVIDVSYGRLPRQIMPSKKQPMGTYVSQAETIKKAVDIPVITVGRINSPHLAADIIFQNKADLVALGRQLIADADWAKKTQEGRYDDILYCDSCNRNCVRAIPEIKKATASEDLSLCNLNERAGKEWLM, encoded by the coding sequence ATGCCAGGACAGAATTTAGGTGAATTGTTTACACCGATTACCATCAAAAGTCTGGAAGTCAAGAACCGGATAATAATGGCGCCGCTGCAGTTGAGTCTGGGATTTCGCAGCCAAAGGGCTAAGGCTTTTTATCTCGAGCGAGCCCGAGGTGGTGTAGGTGCTATTACCTTGCCGGCTACCGCGGTGGATATTTTAGCCTCTGATGAAGCTTGGGGGAAAAGCGGAGCTCTGGCCTCTTTCTTGCAGGGGTTGTCATCCCTTGCTGCTGACGTTCATGATGCTGGAGCAAAATTGGGTATTCAACTGTGGCACGGCTCTCATTTCCCTGCTGGGCTTACCGGTACCCAAGGAGAATTGATTGCCCCTTCACCCACGAGAGATGCTCGTGAACTTAAGGCAGCTGAAATTAGAATCATAATCGGCAAGTTTGCTGCTGCCGCGGCTAGTGCTAAGGAAGCCGGGTTCGATTTTGTGAATATTCACGGTGCCCACGCGTATCTGCTGCATCGGTTCTTTTCACCGCTAGATAACCAGCGGAGTGATAAATATGGCGGCAGCGTGGAGAAAAGGATGACTGTTGCCCTGGAATGCGTCAAGGCGGTCAGAAAGGCTGTGGGTGAAGAATACCCTTTGTTCTGGCGTCTGTCTGCTGAAGAAGGAATGGTTAACGGCATCACGCTGGAACAGAGCATCAAATTGGCTCAGGCTCTGAAAAAAGGTGGAGTCGATGTCATTGATGTTTCTTACGGGCGTCTGCCCAGACAAATTATGCCTTCCAAAAAGCAGCCTATGGGGACATATGTTTCCCAGGCAGAGACGATAAAGAAGGCAGTAGATATCCCAGTAATTACTGTGGGACGGATCAACTCACCACATCTAGCCGCAGACATTATCTTCCAGAACAAAGCTGACCTTGTGGCTTTGGGGCGTCAGCTCATTGCCGACGCCGATTGGGCAAAGAAGACGCAAGAAGGTAGGTATGACGACATACTCTACTGTGATTCCTGCAACAGAAATTGTGTCAGGGCTATTCCTG